A genomic region of Rhodococcus pyridinivorans contains the following coding sequences:
- a CDS encoding heme-dependent oxidative N-demethylase family protein → MSTTIDLEALGDSAAIPDRIARFPFPFPRDTYRYSTNVEPAGSVVETPVGGWGTHPVDVDGRYREDLAERTRILAEDPTRFQALPHMEIAQWDAMLTLMRMLTDAHPEKFSLDGDGAARRFTNRALGVEQSFVFGDPSTLPEPPLLFVGRHLQEDVVLLDQREGALWGDAGLVTFAADWSLRFDVGMSFLQIHGPVPRVHTEGVIPRAQQFLMGLQPGRQYRRTNWSLSVDRLLDQSTETYPVWGRDRRLLAEGPLEDVGRRLNLRVEVQHLVRLGVSGAIMFLIRTYLLPFEDIARVPEWAERLCRVLEELPEDMADYKGITRTREPGVRWLRTYGGVRT, encoded by the coding sequence GTGAGTACCACGATCGACCTCGAGGCCCTCGGCGACAGCGCGGCGATCCCCGACCGCATCGCCCGCTTCCCGTTCCCCTTCCCCCGCGACACCTACCGCTACAGCACCAACGTCGAACCCGCCGGCAGTGTCGTGGAGACACCCGTCGGGGGATGGGGGACCCACCCCGTCGACGTCGACGGCCGGTACCGGGAGGATCTCGCCGAACGCACCCGCATCCTCGCCGAGGACCCCACCCGGTTCCAGGCTCTGCCGCACATGGAGATCGCCCAGTGGGACGCGATGCTCACCCTCATGCGGATGCTCACCGACGCCCACCCCGAGAAGTTCTCGCTCGACGGGGACGGTGCGGCCCGGCGATTCACCAACCGGGCACTCGGCGTCGAACAGTCCTTCGTGTTCGGTGATCCGTCCACCCTGCCCGAACCACCCCTGCTGTTCGTCGGCAGGCACCTCCAGGAGGACGTCGTGCTGCTCGACCAGCGTGAGGGTGCCCTCTGGGGCGACGCCGGACTGGTGACCTTCGCCGCCGACTGGTCGCTGCGCTTCGACGTCGGCATGAGCTTCCTGCAGATCCACGGGCCCGTCCCGCGCGTGCACACCGAAGGGGTCATCCCGCGCGCCCAGCAGTTCCTCATGGGCCTGCAGCCCGGCCGGCAGTACCGCCGCACCAACTGGTCGCTCAGCGTCGACCGCCTCCTCGACCAGTCCACCGAGACCTATCCCGTGTGGGGACGCGACCGGCGGCTGCTCGCCGAGGGGCCGCTCGAGGACGTGGGGCGCCGGCTGAACCTGCGCGTCGAGGTCCAGCACCTCGTGCGCCTCGGTGTCTCCGGCGCGATCATGTTCCTCATCCGCACCTACCTGCTGCCCTTCGAGGACATCGCCCGCGTACCGGAATGGGCCGAGCGGTTGTGCCGTGTCCTCGAGGAGCTGCCCGAGGATATGGCCGACTACAAGGGCATCACCCGCACCCGCGAACCGGGGGTGCGCTGGCTCCGCACCTACGGGGGTGTGCGGACGTGA
- a CDS encoding dimethylamine monooxygenase subunit DmmA family protein, producing the protein MNVCMDTTSVPRWDEERSIAGGGRTFTILSFGDEAAEQARNLLLSFDGRRVDWMRLPAEWGDTAARVLRRQLDASRVGCRLVLVGSEAAVLAARAVAVAGGLVDEEIMPVPIDTADHAVYCAHCHTTHLADVEVGRCTTCPNCRAELVVYHHVSRHHAAYLGYMIDAEER; encoded by the coding sequence GTGAACGTCTGTATGGACACCACCAGTGTGCCGAGGTGGGACGAGGAACGGAGCATCGCCGGCGGGGGACGGACCTTCACGATCCTGTCCTTCGGCGACGAGGCTGCCGAGCAGGCGCGGAATCTCTTGCTGTCCTTCGACGGTCGGCGGGTGGACTGGATGCGTCTGCCCGCCGAGTGGGGCGACACAGCTGCCCGCGTCCTCCGACGGCAGCTCGACGCCTCCCGGGTCGGCTGCCGACTCGTCCTCGTCGGATCCGAGGCCGCCGTCCTCGCCGCAAGGGCCGTGGCGGTGGCCGGCGGGCTCGTCGACGAGGAGATCATGCCCGTCCCGATCGACACCGCCGACCACGCGGTCTACTGCGCACACTGTCACACCACCCATCTCGCCGACGTCGAGGTCGGCCGGTGCACCACCTGCCCGAACTGCCGCGCGGAACTCGTGGTCTACCACCATGTCTCGCGTCACCACGCGGCCTACCTCGGCTACATGATCGACGCGGAGGAACGCTGA
- a CDS encoding PDR/VanB family oxidoreductase has product MTLMSDSPATNVPSDAGLVLAVDEVTALTPTVRHMRLVASDGALLPSFTPGSHIVVTCGTGPEGQSRRNSYSLTGPGFEPDHYGISVRLEEDGRGGSRWIHSLRAGDRVQVSTPRSAFAPVLTARHHLLVAGGIGVTPILSHVRAAVQWGRSFEVHYVHREGDAAHLDDLEQLCGDRLHLHTGRDGFWEHMGPALLDQPIGTHLYACGPAALIDELTDRAGRAGWPGARVHYEHFGVGDLDPGEPFTAHLTRSGVDVDVASGVSLLEALGSRGIAVPSLCRQGVCGECRLPVVSGDIEHRDLYLGAAEKEAGDCLMPCVSRANGPRLELDL; this is encoded by the coding sequence ATGACCCTGATGTCCGACAGCCCCGCAACGAACGTGCCGTCCGACGCCGGCCTGGTGCTGGCGGTCGACGAGGTCACCGCACTGACCCCGACCGTGCGGCACATGCGGCTGGTCGCGTCCGACGGCGCACTCCTGCCCTCCTTCACCCCGGGCAGTCACATCGTCGTGACCTGCGGAACCGGGCCGGAGGGGCAATCCCGCCGAAACTCCTACTCCCTCACCGGACCCGGTTTCGAGCCCGACCACTACGGCATCTCCGTACGGCTCGAGGAGGACGGCCGCGGTGGCTCCCGCTGGATCCACTCCCTGCGAGCGGGGGACAGGGTGCAGGTGAGCACCCCGCGCAGCGCCTTCGCCCCGGTCCTCACCGCGCGGCACCACCTGCTCGTCGCCGGCGGAATCGGCGTCACCCCGATCCTGTCCCACGTCCGCGCCGCCGTGCAGTGGGGCCGCTCGTTCGAGGTGCACTACGTCCACCGGGAGGGCGACGCCGCCCACCTCGACGACCTGGAGCAGCTGTGCGGCGACCGCCTCCACCTCCACACCGGCCGCGACGGCTTCTGGGAGCATATGGGACCCGCGCTGCTGGACCAGCCGATCGGCACCCACCTCTACGCGTGCGGCCCGGCTGCGCTCATCGACGAACTCACCGACCGTGCCGGTCGCGCCGGCTGGCCCGGCGCCCGCGTGCACTACGAGCACTTCGGGGTCGGCGACCTCGACCCCGGCGAACCGTTCACCGCACACCTCACCCGCAGCGGCGTCGACGTGGACGTCGCCTCGGGTGTCAGCCTCCTCGAAGCGCTCGGATCCCGCGGCATCGCGGTCCCCAGCCTCTGCCGTCAGGGCGTGTGCGGGGAGTGCCGGCTGCCCGTGGTGAGCGGCGACATCGAACACCGCGACCTGTATCTCGGCGCCGCCGAGAAGGAGGCCGGAGACTGCCTCATGCCGTGCGTCTCCCGCGCGAACGGACCCCGATTGGAGCTGGATCTGTGA
- a CDS encoding dimethylamine monooxygenase subunit DmmA family protein: MKASGFVHGDPPALDRAGRAFLVLAASDCELARKAVRHWMADASELGRDAAALYDPTPGRAAEAVAALRAGSRILVAGPAAEAMAYTAAARQAGALPCELITYVTSTVTLTVFCPHCETTQRADARPGDRISCAGCGISLEIRPHLSSHHGTYLGAVA; encoded by the coding sequence GTGAAGGCCTCCGGATTCGTCCACGGCGACCCACCCGCACTCGACCGTGCCGGTCGCGCCTTCCTCGTCCTCGCCGCGAGCGACTGCGAACTCGCGCGAAAGGCGGTGCGGCACTGGATGGCCGACGCCTCCGAACTTGGACGCGACGCCGCCGCCCTCTACGACCCGACACCCGGTCGCGCCGCCGAAGCGGTCGCCGCGCTGAGGGCGGGATCACGCATCCTCGTCGCCGGTCCGGCCGCCGAGGCCATGGCCTACACCGCCGCCGCCCGGCAGGCCGGCGCCCTGCCCTGCGAACTCATCACCTACGTCACGTCGACGGTGACGCTGACGGTTTTCTGCCCCCACTGCGAGACGACACAGCGGGCCGACGCGCGACCCGGCGACAGGATCTCGTGCGCCGGGTGCGGGATCTCCCTCGAGATCCGCCCGCACCTGTCGAGTCACCACGGCACCTATCTCGGAGCCGTCGCCTGA
- a CDS encoding cupin domain-containing protein, which produces MSETTTVPAFRVTSGFWKNLPQMSVDEFPGTKGYIDDVHPNPEGCPMASGYFRLEPTEAPLDYTYEYDEMKVVLDGEFRLENLDTGQVEIARAYDAIFFPKGSRIRFTTPEGALAFYVGLRSFAP; this is translated from the coding sequence ATGTCCGAGACCACCACCGTGCCCGCATTCCGAGTGACCTCCGGTTTCTGGAAGAACCTCCCGCAGATGTCGGTCGACGAGTTCCCGGGAACGAAGGGCTACATCGACGACGTCCACCCGAATCCCGAAGGCTGCCCCATGGCCTCCGGCTACTTCCGTCTCGAACCCACCGAGGCGCCCCTCGACTACACCTACGAATACGACGAGATGAAGGTCGTCCTCGACGGCGAGTTCCGCCTCGAGAACCTCGACACCGGCCAGGTCGAGATCGCCCGTGCGTACGACGCGATCTTCTTCCCCAAGGGATCCCGCATCCGCTTCACCACCCCCGAAGGCGCGCTCGCCTTCTACGTCGGCCTCCGCTCCTTCGCGCCCTAG